In the Angustibacter sp. Root456 genome, ATCGTCGATACGGCCGCGACGAGCAGCCCGACGACCAGACCGACGACGACCGGTCGCGCGTACCAGCGTCGCCGGACCGTGTCCCGCTGGGGCGGCAACTCGTTCTCCGGCGACGGATCCGGCGCCTGCGCTGACCGACGACCCACGTCGTCCACGCTCGGAGACTACGCTCGCCGCTGCGACGCCGGAAGGTCAATGCCGCACAGGCTGAATCTGCGTCGCGCCGGCGCCCGCTGGTCGCCAGACTGGGGCGCATGACGTCCTGGATCTCTCACGTCGCCGTCGACTGCGCCAACGCCTACGAGCTGTCCGAGTGGTGGAAGCCGGTGCTCGGCTACGTCGACCTCGCTGACGACCCGAACGAGCCTGGCCACACGGAGTGCGTCATCGTGCACCCGGACGACGAGCGTGTCGGCCTCATCTTCATCGAGGTGCCGGAGGGCAAGTCGGTCAAGAACCGGCTGCACCTCGACCTGCGTCCGCGTGACGGTGAGACGCGCGACCAGGAGGTCGAGCGGCTGATCGGCCTGGGCGCCAAGCAGTTCGACGACCAGCGCAAGCCTGACGGTGGCGGCTGGGTGGTGCTGCAGGACCCTGAGGGCAACGAGTTCTGCGTCCTGCGCAGTCGCGCTGAGGTGGACGCGAAGTCCCAGTGACGGTGCGGTGAACGCCGCGCCGGCTGCAGTTCGATGACCGTTCGCGTCGCCGTCGAAGCACCGTCACGTCCCGCTGCTCGGATGGTCTCGCGCTCGCTGCCCGCTAGGGAGGCGCGGGCGCCGACGAGATGAGGGACGACAGATGATGCATGGCTCGAAGAAGCTGCGCGTGCTCACCGTGGCGGTCGGTGCCACCTCGCTGCTGGGCTCCGCTGCGGCGTCCGCGCAGGCCGACGGTGCGCATGGCCACCGCGGTCACGGCACCCACGCGAAGAACGTGATCCTGTTCATCGGCGACGGCATGGGCGACAGCGAGATCACGATCGCCCGCAACTACCTCAAGGGCGCCAACGGTCGGCTGGCGATGGACTCGCT is a window encoding:
- a CDS encoding VOC family protein encodes the protein MTSWISHVAVDCANAYELSEWWKPVLGYVDLADDPNEPGHTECVIVHPDDERVGLIFIEVPEGKSVKNRLHLDLRPRDGETRDQEVERLIGLGAKQFDDQRKPDGGGWVVLQDPEGNEFCVLRSRAEVDAKSQ